One Drechmeria coniospora strain ARSEF 6962 chromosome 01, whole genome shotgun sequence genomic region harbors:
- a CDS encoding F-box protein: MSVDKIPDEILQHLFYYVSPWESLQCLQIVSRRFHRLANEPLLWKSYCSWSFSYWHPGHDFHHKLQLKVAEVNWKELFILRARQNRLIARLLDDIITTQVGRLKRFETIGRLGYDAKDFLLQQCQTVETATDYLARRYYSNALLDSIHRSMAIEEWHQLRLDRDLLETQVAGVRLERSLGAFDMFVLHDQFGDMDNISDMLRDKAAEFRAREPNLDDYSTRRKALALNRWLRSSGLTGMKYPERNFRNLRNLFIGQALRRGDHHDSLPVISSAIFCCIAARLGLTAQCCAFPGHVHAIVFASPGRTLDGGPMAVENGPRERMYLDPYGFDDEVPAAHLQTSLARVGWQANAEVLLAPVPTLAVTQRTAENIKATFARALELQDDAHPELSQLLSGNSSSNMEAALYASLWAHLLLSTPNTLEWHDRLTCFMRRFASTWPEDAWLVEKYLRPIYNNFAPPSGEFAHHARRGLGDPWEPWRLVRDQDDHLPPPCRRSSFTNQLAPFRVGQIFQHRRYGWTGVITGWSCHGARQPPVTHPEQQTSGNGVESSSSCQTGRPPNRFYFMCFPSTGSEPHVVASENIEVLDDASQVAPSMFPMAGKFFKRFDPTTCTFVSNIEEQYPDD, from the exons ATGTCCGTAGACAAGATCCCAGACGAGATACTCCAGCATCTATTCTACTATGTTTCGCCATGGGAGTCTTTGCAATGTCTCCAGATCGTGTCACGTCGCTTCCATAGGCTCGCCAACGAGCCGCTACTATGGAAATCGTACTGCTCGTGGTCATTCTCATATTGGCACCCCGGCCACGACTTTCATCACAAACTCCAGCTCAAGGTAGCCGAGGTCAACTGGAAGGAGCTGTTCATCCTGAGGGCGCGGCAGAACAGGCTCATTGCGAGACTTCTTGACGATATCATCACCACCCAGGTCGGGAGATTGAAACGATTCGAAACTATAGGCCGCCTGGGGTACGATGCCAAGGATTTCCTCTTACAACAGTGCCAAACCGTGGAAACTGCGACAGATTACCTCGCGAGAAG ATACTACAGCAATGCCCTCCTCGACAGTATCCACAGAAGCATGGCGATTGAAGAATGGCACCAGCTTCGACTCGACCGTGATTTGCTCGAAACCCAAGTTGCTGGCGTGCGTCTCGAGCGATCATTGGGCGCCTTCGACATGTTCGTTCTGCACGACCAGTTTGGTGACATGGACAAT ATTTCCGACATGCTTCGAGACAAAGCTGCCGAATTCCGTGCCAGGGAGCCAAATCTGGACGATTACTCGACCCGGAGAAAGGCACTTGCCTTGAATCGTTGGCTTCGCTCCAGTGGCCTCACCGGCATGAAATATCCAGAGAGAAACTTTCGCAACCTCCGAAATCTATTCATAGGACAGGCCCTCCGGCGTGGGGACCACCATGACTCCCTCCCCGTCATATCGAGTGCCATTTTCTGCTGCATCGCTGCTCGTTTGGGGTTGACGGCCCAGTGCTGCGCATTTCCAGGTCATGTTCACGCCATTGTCTTTGCCAGCCCGGGGCGGACACTTGATGGTGGCCCTATGGCGGTCGAGAATGGGCCTCGAGAGCGGATGTACCTGGATCCGTatggcttcgacgacgaagtgCCGGCTGCCCATCTCCAGACCTCGCTGGCCCGCGTCGGTTGGCAAGCAAATGCCGAGGTACTACTGGCACCGGTCCCAACTCTGGCCGTGACACAGAGGACGGCAGAAAACATCAAGGCAACATTCGCCAGGGCACTGGAGCTGCAAGACGATGCCCACCCTGAACTGAGCCAGCTTCTGAGCGGAAATAGCTCGTCGAATATGGAGGCTGCACTCTACGCATCATTATGGGCGCATTTGTTATTGTCGACGCCCAATACGCTCGAGTGGCATGATCGTCTAACTTGCTTCATGAGGCGGTTCGCCAGTACGTGGCCAGAGGATGCATGGCTCGTCGAAAAGTACCTACGGCCCATCTACAACAATTTCGCGCCCCCGAGTGGCGAGTTTGCACACCATGCCCGCCGCGGCTTGGGTGACCCCTGGGAGCCATGGCGGCTGGTGCGAGACCAGGATGACCACTTGCCGCCACCTTGCAGGAGAAGTTCCTTCACCAACCAGCTGGCCCCTTTCAGGGTCGGCCAAATCTTCCAGCACCGAAGATATGGTTGGACCGGTGTCATAACCGGGTGGTCTTGCCATGGCGCAAGACAACCGCCCGTGACACACCCCGAGCAGCAGACTAGTGGGAACGGTGTTGAGTCGTCATCTTCATGCCAAACCGGGAGGCCACCGAATCGCTTCTACTTCATGTGCTT CCCAAGTACTGGCTCGGAACCTCACGTGGTCGCCTCGGAGAACATTGAGGTGCTCGATGACGCAAGCCAAGTCGCCCCAAGCATGTTCCCGATGGCGGGAAAATTCTTCAAGCGATTTGATCCTACGACGTGCACCTTCGTGTCCAACATCGAAGAGCAATACCCTGACGATTGA
- a CDS encoding RNP domain protein, whose amino-acid sequence MRANVFPVERIVEYATREQAQQAVAQLSNQNLMGRLVYVREDREAEPRFIGSPSGSRGGFGGGGGPGGYSSGYGGGPAPGGSGRQLYVANLPFNVGWQDLKDLFRQAARIAGVIRADVHMGPDGRPKGSGIVVFESPDDARNAIQQFNGYDWQGRMLEVREDRFAGGGGMGFPGRGGYGGGMRGGFGGGGGYGRGGFGGGRGGFGFGGRGGFAGGGGGGFDAPAANPVPPNPFTDHATTGTERSETIYVRNLPWSTSNDDLVELFTTIGKVEQAEIQYEPSGRSRGSGVVRFDTADTADTGIAKFQGYQYGGRPLNLSFVKYLNQSGGESMETDAPHGGLTQDQIM is encoded by the exons ATGCGAGCTAACGTATTTCCTGTCGAAAGAATTGTTGAATATGCCACGCGAGAGCAGGCTCAGCAGGCTGTCGCCCAGCTTAGCAACCAAAACCTGATGGGCCGCCTAGTATATGTCCGAGAG GATCGCGAAGCCGAACCACGATTCATCGGTTCGCCCAGCGGCAGCCGTGGTGGAttcggaggaggcggcggtccCGGTGGCTACAGCTCTGGATACGGCGGCGGTCCCGCTCCTGGAGGTAGCGGTCGTCAACTCTACGTGGCCAAT CTCCCTTTCAACGTGGGCTGGCAAGATCTGAAAGATCTCTTTCGACAGGCTG CACGCATTGCCGGCGTCATTCGTGCTGACGTTCACATGGGACCTGATGGCCGACCTAAGGGCTCGGGTATTGTTGTATTTGAAAGCCCGGATGATGCTCGCAACGCCATCCAGCAGTTCAACGGTTACGACTGGCAGGGACGTATGCTCGAAGTCCGCGAAGACcgcttcgccggcggcggcggcatgggcTTCCCCGGTCGTGGTGGCTATGGTGGTGGCATGCGTGGAGGCttcggcggaggcggcggctatggccgtggcggcttcggcggcgggcgcggcggcTTTGGATTCGGTGGCCGTGGAGGCTTCGctggaggcggcggcggcggctttgATGCTCCAGCTGCTAACCCGGTACCACCGAACCCCTTCACCGACCACGCCACCACGGGCACGGAGAGAAGTGAGACGATCTATGTTCGAAAC CTACCGTGGTCCACGAGCAACGACGATCTGGTCGAACTATTCACCACGATAGGCAAGGTGGAGCAAGCTGAGATTCAGTATGAGCCAAGCGGTCGGTCTCGAGGCTCCGGAGTAGTCCGCTTCGACACCGCCGACACCGCCGATACCGGCATCGCCAAGTTCCAGGGTTACCAGTACGGCGGTCGCCCGCTCAATCTGAGCTTCGTCAAGTATCTGAACCAGAGTGGAGGCGAGAGCATGGAGACCGACGCTCCCCATGGAGGCCTGACGCAAGACCAGATCATGTAA
- a CDS encoding dihydrolipoyl dehydrogenase precursor produces MLASRIIPQKAAVRSTAWKRPLPVRIASSTLPRWSRCFASASEDKDLVIIGGGVAGYVAAIKAGQEGMKVTCIEKRGTLGGTCLNVGCIPSKSLLNNSHLYHQILHDTANRGIEVGDVKLNLANFMKAKDTAVSGLTKGVEFLLKKNGVEYIKGEGTFVSENDIKVALNDGGETTVRGKNILIATGSEATPFPGLEIDEKRVITSTGAIALEKIPETMIVIGGGIIGLEMASVWSRLGTKVTVVEFLGQIGGPGMDTEIAKATQKLLKKQGMEFKLNTKVLGGDTTASMIKLDVDAAKGGKPESLDADVVLVAIGRRPYTKGLGLENIGMELDERGRVIVDSEYRTKIPHIRCVGDVTFGPMLAHKAEEEAVAVVEYIKKGFGHVNYACIPSVMYTYPEVAWVGQSEQDLKSQKIPYRVGTFPFSANSRAKTNMDSDGLVKMLADPETDRLLGVHIIGPNAGEMIAEGTLALEYGASTEDIARTCHAHPTLAEAFKEAAMATSSKAIHF; encoded by the exons ATGCTCGCCAGTCGCATAATACCGCAGAAAGCTGCTGtgcggtcgacggcgtggaaACGCCC ACTTCCCGTGCGTATCGCTTCCTCCACGCTGCCACGATGGAGCCGATGCTTCGCTTCCGCCTCTG AGGACAAGGACCTTGTCATCATCGGAGGTGGTGTTGCCGGCTACGTCGCTGCCATCAAGGCTGGGCAAGAGGGCATGAAG GTCACCTGCATTGAAAAGCGCGGCACCCTCGGTGGCACTTGCCTCAATGTCGGCTGCATCCCTTCAAAATCTCTCCTCAACAACTCGCACCTCTACCACCAAATTCTTCACGACACGGCCAACCGCGGCATCGAGGTTGGAGACGTCAAGCTGAATCTCGCCAACTTCATGAAGGCAAAGGACACCGCCGTCAGCGGTCTGACCAAGGGCGTGGAATTTCTGCTCAAAAAAAATGGCGTCGAATACATCAAAGGCGAGGGCACCTTTGTCAGCGAGAATGACATCAAGGTCGCCCTCAACGACGGTGGCGAGACGACGGTTCGTGGGAAGAACATTCTCATCGCCACTGGTTCCGAGGCCACCCCCTTCCCTGGCCTCGAGATTGACGAGAAGCGCGTCATCACGAGCAccggcgccatcgccctcgaAAAGATTCCCGAGACGATGATCGTCATCGGCGGTGGCATTATCGGTCTGGAGATGGCCTCGGTGTGGTCTCGCTTGGGAACAAAGGTCACCGTTGTCGAGTTTCTTGGTCAGATTGGCGGTCCCGGCATGGACACGGAAATTGCCAAAGCCACGCAGAAGCTGCTGAAGAAGCAGGGCATGGAGTTTAAGCTCAACACCAAGGTTCTCGGCGGCGATACGACCGCCAGCATGATCAAGCTGGACGTGGATGCTGCCAAGGGTGGAAAGCCCGAAAGT ctcgatgccgacgtcgtcctcgtcgccattgGCCGTCGACCGTATACCAAGGGTCTTGGCCTCGAGAATATCGGCATGGAGCTAGATGAGCGTGGccgcgtcatcgtcgactcGGAGTACCGAACCAAGATCCCGCATATCCGCTGCGTAGGCGATGTCACCTTTGGCCCTATGCTTGCTCAtaaggccgaggaggaggccgtcgccgtcgtcgaataCATCAAGAAGGGCTTCGGTCACGTCAACTACGCCTGCATCCCATCTGTCATGTACACGTACCCCGAGGTGGCGTGGGTGGGACAGAGCGAGCAGGATCTCAAGAGCCAGAAGATTCCGTACCGGGTCGGAACCTTCCCCTTCAGCGCCAACTCTCGTGCCAAGACCAACATGGACTCGGATGGCCTCGTCAAGATGCTCGCCGATCCCGAGACGGACCGCCTGCTGGGCGTCCACATCATCGGCCCCAACGCGGGCGAGATGATCGCCGAGGGTACGCTCGCGCTCGAGTATGGCGCCTCGACCGAGGACATTGCTCGGACATGCCACGCTCACCCgaccctcgccgaggcgttcaaggaggcggcgatggccaCCAGCTCCAAGGCCATCCACTTCTGA